In Bacteroidota bacterium, the genomic window GAAGCTTTTTGCCTGCCTTCGGAAGAATCAACGAGGCCGCGCCCCCGTTTCTCAAGCGTTCCGTCGGCTTTCATATCGTGGAGGATCGAGTCGAGTATTCCGTTGATGAATTGTCCGCTCTTTTCCGTGCTGAAGTGCTTGGCTATTTCGATCGTTTCGTTGATGGTCACCTTGGGCGGAATATCCTCGCAATAGAAAAGCTCGCAAATACCCATCCGCAGGAGAAGTTTGTCGATCAGCGCAATGCGGTCAAAGTTCCAATTGGACGCTTTCTTCTTGATGATGCCGTCGATCGTCGCTTGATGCTCGATCGTTGTTTTTAGGAGCTTTTCCGCAAAGGTATATTCGTCGTCATGCTCGCGGATCTCGGCAAAGATATTTTCCATGATATGAGCGATCGGATCCTTCGAAAGTTCAAAAGCGTACAATGCCTGCATCACTCGTTCGCGGATAATGCGCCGTTTGTAGACCTGCTGGTGTTCTTTCATCGTGTCCTTGGAATTCTGTTGTGGCGCTGGAGTATCCGGATTGCGC contains:
- the nusB gene encoding transcription antitermination factor NusB; the protein is MKEHQQVYKRRIIRERVMQALYAFELSKDPIAHIMENIFAEIREHDDEYTFAEKLLKTTIEHQATIDGIIKKKASNWNFDRIALIDKLLLRMGICELFYCEDIPPKVTINETIEIAKHFSTEKSGQFINGILDSILHDMKADGTLEKRGRGLVDSSEGRQKASAKKKVGNDT